The DNA window CAACCAGTTATACTATAAAATTGGATTAATTCAATTGTCGAATGGGCAAGATTTGAAGGCTATTGAcatattccaaaaaattcaaaactATGAGAATGGTAGTGATAACGAtgactattattatttactCTCCAAAAGcagattgaaaaatcttttcttaGAATATGGTATGTGGGATAAGTTGAGAAATGAACTTTCTGATTCCGATGAGGATTTTACAGAACCTATAGAACTATTCAACCAATTAAATTCTGCACTCGTAAAGAAGTTGcaatcttcttttgaaaatccaGACTATTATAATTCTTTGATACAGGACGAATTAATTCCAATGTTAAACATTTCCCCTTATAATTTGGACGTTCTATCAATTTACATTGATGTTCTATTCAAGCTGTTGGGCTCGAAAGATAGTGAAAATGACCTTTTCGGTATAGCAAttagaattattaaatcttatgatttgattttgcAAAAACATAAGACGAgtatttcaataaatcaaagACTGGAAATTTACTATTCAAATTCGGTGTTACAAATgtttttattgaatattgaTCCAATGCacaacttgaaaaaatgtcTAGCCATAGATATGGATTATACAAAATGTAAAAGATTATCAGTTTtcttatcaaaattgaataaaataaatcCATCATATGCAAACTTCTTAGATccaaataaatttaatttgGAGTTTGACAACAATCTGGACTGGAATAGAgctattgaattttatttggTTGAAAAGAAGCcattttacaaattatTCATGCCGGTCGATAGCgcattcaaatttgaaaataattataACTTCGTTATTACAAAATCAACCGAATTAATTAATGACGtgattttcaatatgaGGCCTTTGATAAGTCATAACCTACCTAGAGCGGAATCACAGGAAGTcgcttttgaaaataatgaattcgGTAAGTTTATCGATTTAGTCTTGTGTCAAGCAAGTCAAGTTTTGGAAAacaataaattgaaatcattggCTAAATCGTATTGTAAAAAATGCTTGAGGGAAACTTTGGATAAGGATCAGTACGCCGCAGTGAGTAAGGCCATAAATGGTCAAGaaacattttcaattgagctattgaatgatttatGGAATTCTTACCCACCTTTGATACCATATTTAATCACTTTGAGcttatcaagaaaatcaaatagTAATATTCATGTCAAAACTGAAAAtcaacatatttttttcaaatttatcaaagaaaacaatttaTTCCATTCGACCAATCCTTCTATCAAAGCACAAGTCCGAG is part of the Kazachstania africana CBS 2517 chromosome 1, complete genome genome and encodes:
- the JEM1 gene encoding Jem1p (similar to Saccharomyces cerevisiae JEM1 (YJL073W); ancestral locus Anc_1.297); the protein is MILVHILAVFLVSLPLLSASSSQKSICNPDYLNDLTKSFKLDSAEINKYQNLITKVENNCDTAKEPMLLRFLNQLYYKIGLIQLSNGQDLKAIDIFQKIQNYENGSDNDDYYYLLSKSRLKNLFLEYGMWDKLRNELSDSDEDFTEPIELFNQLNSALVKKLQSSFENPDYYNSLIQDELIPMLNISPYNLDVLSIYIDVLFKLLGSKDSENDLFGIAIRIIKSYDLILQKHKTSISINQRLEIYYSNSVLQMFLLNIDPMHNLKKCLAIDMDYTKCKRLSVFLSKLNKINPSYANFLDPNKFNLEFDNNLDWNRAIEFYLVEKKPFYKLFMPVDSAFKFENNYNFVITKSTELINDVIFNMRPLISHNLPRAESQEVAFENNEFGKFIDLVLCQASQVLENNKLKSLAKSYCKKCLRETLDKDQYAAVSKAINGQETFSIELLNDLWNSYPPLIPYLITLSLSRKSNSNIHVKTENQHIFFKFIKENNLFHSTNPSIKAQVREVEKRLQEEDKLRREQQQHNQHQQQQRQQRWRYQQQNSRQQQQQAPPSNSNMFNKDYYKILGISKEATSKDIRKAYLQLTKRYHPDKQGHLSESEQKKNHEKMSEINEAYETLSDEAKKSEYDSVRSGKSNQNMFRGANPVRNNFMFNQRNPFPPNFKVRFP